The Belonocnema kinseyi isolate 2016_QV_RU_SX_M_011 chromosome 10, B_treatae_v1, whole genome shotgun sequence genome has a window encoding:
- the LOC117181873 gene encoding UPF0547 protein C16orf87 homolog, with protein sequence MAKTKTISKGCPKCEQQVPVACKACPCGHSFFNARRNSIKSPPSPDGGTMKTRRTNRIKREKPNYYDALEYDKQTRKSAKLRRGVESSTDIDCRQLNKKKKRKGKGKGKGGGSSGGGDDDDEMEGVSGLSLEKQLTCSLILQELNNKMQIVAWKPT encoded by the exons ATGGCGAAGACGAAAACAATTAGCAAAGGTTGTCCGAAATGTGAGCAGCAG GTCCCTGTTGCTTGCAAGGCATGTCCCTGTGGGCACTCGTTTTTCAACGCTCGTCGCAATTCCATTAAGAGTCCACCTAGTCCAGATGGTGGTACAATGAAGACGAGAAGAACCAACCGTATTAAGCGTGAAAAGCCAAATTATTATGATGCATTAGAGTACGACAAGCAGACGAGAAAAAGTGCGAAg CTTAGGAGGGGAGTTGAGTCAAGTACAGATATTGACTGTAGGCAATTGAataagaagaagaagaggaaagGAAAGGGCAAAGGAAAAGGTGGAGGGAGCAGTGGAGGGggtgatgatgatgatgaaatgGAGGGTGTGAGTGGATTGTCACTAGAAAAACAGCTCACCTGCTCCCTTATTTTGCAAGAACTGAATAACAAAATGCAAATCGTCGCTTGGAAGCCGACGTGA